In one Anaerolineales bacterium genomic region, the following are encoded:
- a CDS encoding alpha/beta hydrolase, protein MTDTISLTPPPHYGIQQTPPKANTDHIKHKMLDIPYASISPSQKLDIYLPDGFPAPYPVILQLHGGAFMGCDKADMQVVPMLEGLKRGYAVVATNYRLSWQAKFPALVQDVKAAVRWIRANADRIGIDAQRVAAWGGSAGGYLASMLGVSEGIAELEDKELGNPEQQCNVQAVISWYGPNDFMKMDAQLEENGLKPPDDQLHCGPNSPESLLLGHTIIEVPELVKAANPETYIRKGAPPFFLQHGTMDAVVPVQQSINFASKLASVLGRDKVMLELLQGAEHADPMFETPENVKKVLDFLDGHFKKG, encoded by the coding sequence ATGACAGACACCATTTCCCTTACGCCTCCGCCCCATTATGGCATCCAGCAGACACCTCCGAAGGCAAATACCGATCATATTAAACACAAGATGCTCGATATACCATATGCGTCAATCTCACCCTCACAAAAGCTGGATATCTATCTTCCAGACGGTTTTCCAGCTCCATACCCGGTGATCCTGCAGCTCCATGGAGGCGCGTTCATGGGCTGCGATAAGGCAGATATGCAGGTGGTGCCGATGCTGGAAGGGCTTAAGAGAGGATATGCTGTTGTTGCTACGAATTACCGGCTGAGTTGGCAAGCAAAATTTCCTGCCCTAGTTCAGGATGTGAAAGCTGCTGTACGCTGGATCAGAGCTAACGCCGACCGGATCGGTATTGACGCGCAGCGAGTCGCCGCCTGGGGAGGCTCAGCGGGAGGATACCTTGCCTCCATGCTGGGGGTCTCTGAGGGTATAGCAGAGCTTGAGGATAAAGAATTAGGGAATCCGGAGCAACAATGCAATGTTCAAGCAGTTATTTCTTGGTACGGGCCGAATGATTTTATGAAGATGGATGCTCAACTGGAAGAAAATGGGCTAAAACCGCCGGATGACCAGTTGCACTGCGGGCCGAATTCACCCGAATCACTGTTACTGGGGCACACGATTATCGAAGTCCCTGAGCTCGTCAAAGCAGCCAACCCTGAAACATATATCCGAAAAGGTGCACCCCCGTTTTTCTTGCAGCACGGGACGATGGATGCAGTTGTTCCGGTTCAACAATCGATCAATTTTGCCTCGAAATTAGCTAGTGTTCTCGGCAGAGATAAGGTGATGTTAGAATTGCTACAAGGAGCCGAGCATGCTGATCCGATGTTTGAGACTCCAGAGAATGTAAAAAAGGTACTTGATTTCTTAGATGGTCATTTCAAAAAAGGGTAA
- a CDS encoding ferredoxin: MPYVVIEQCISCGACVSGCESNAITEGETQSHIDVTICIECGTCQMNCPSDAIIFVVETETDIQRVTNKVDQK, from the coding sequence ATGCCATACGTTGTAATTGAACAATGCATATCCTGCGGAGCGTGTGTGTCAGGTTGTGAAAGCAATGCCATCACCGAGGGGGAGACCCAATCCCACATCGATGTGACGATCTGTATCGAGTGTGGCACCTGCCAGATGAACTGTCCATCCGATGCAATCATCTTCGTAGTGGAAACCGAGACAGATATACAGCGTGTAACTAATAAAGTGGATCAAAAATAA
- a CDS encoding alpha/beta hydrolase, with protein sequence MPQGGPGNPASSGTIASVAPTYADLAYTTVSPTDKLDLYIPNTGSGPFPVVIMVHGGGFMMGDKSDGTGLAGVDQLLADGYAVASINYRLSGEAKYPAQINDAKAAVRFLRANADKYNLNPDKFGAWGASAGGNLVSLLGTTCGVTELEGADLGNADQSSCVQAVVDWFGPIDFLAMDEQFAGTNCPQNHNDASSPESQLVGTPIQTVPDLVKTTNPMNYITPDDAPFFIQNGSADCNIPPIQGKNLADALSPVIGADKVTFILIDGAGHGGSQFTTSENLALVINFLDKYLK encoded by the coding sequence ATGCCCCAAGGCGGACCTGGCAATCCTGCGAGCTCAGGCACAATTGCTTCTGTTGCACCAACATATGCGGACTTAGCCTACACGACAGTTTCGCCAACGGATAAACTTGACCTCTATATTCCTAACACGGGTAGTGGACCTTTCCCTGTGGTGATCATGGTTCATGGAGGTGGATTCATGATGGGTGATAAAAGTGATGGAACAGGCCTGGCTGGTGTGGACCAGTTACTTGCAGACGGTTACGCAGTTGCCAGCATAAATTATCGTTTAAGCGGTGAAGCCAAATATCCAGCGCAAATTAATGATGCCAAAGCCGCTGTGCGATTCTTGCGAGCGAATGCAGACAAATATAACCTGAATCCAGATAAATTCGGTGCCTGGGGAGCTTCTGCAGGCGGTAATCTGGTTTCATTGCTTGGTACTACCTGTGGCGTGACTGAACTGGAAGGTGCTGACTTAGGAAATGCTGATCAATCCAGCTGCGTACAGGCAGTGGTAGACTGGTTTGGTCCGATTGACTTTCTGGCTATGGACGAGCAGTTTGCCGGCACTAATTGTCCACAAAATCACAATGATGCTAGCTCTCCAGAATCCCAATTGGTAGGTACCCCCATCCAGACCGTGCCTGACCTGGTAAAAACCACAAATCCAATGAACTACATCACGCCTGATGATGCTCCCTTCTTCATCCAAAATGGTTCAGCGGATTGTAATATTCCACCCATACAAGGGAAGAACCTTGCAGATGCATTAAGTCCAGTTATTGGAGCAGATAAAGTAACTTTCATACTGATAGATGGTGCAGGGCATGGTGGTTCGCAGTTCACAACCTCTGAGAACCTGGCACTGGTGATAAATTTCCTTGACAAATACCTTAAGTAA
- a CDS encoding lactate dehydrogenase — MTEENVRVPVKDLIRFMILALEKMGIPTEDATIIADVLITSDLWGVRSHGVAHLKMYHERIKAGLQLPLTNWKVVKESPTTAVVDGGNGMGMVVGTQAMRIAIQKAKQYGLGAVAVRNSSHYGVAGYYPLMAVKEGQVGLSVTNAHPSTAPTFGTEPMLGTNPIAVAAPTDEEFPYMYDAATSVIPRGKIEVAARAGKPIPEGWVIDAQGNSVTESSQIIANMNANQVALLPLGGSGEAMGGHKGYGLSTFVEIFSAAFQSGAYLSMLHDKDHEGKTQFLRIGHFFLAINVENFVPLNEFKHSTGNMMRELRASRKVSDQPRIYTAGEKEYYNTLHNQAEGIEITPGVQKALQTLQKDLDIGEYVLGF, encoded by the coding sequence ATGACAGAGGAAAACGTGCGCGTACCAGTTAAGGACTTAATCCGATTCATGATCTTAGCCCTGGAGAAAATGGGGATTCCCACAGAAGACGCCACGATCATTGCAGACGTGTTGATCACCTCTGACCTATGGGGGGTACGGTCGCATGGTGTGGCCCATCTAAAGATGTACCACGAACGGATCAAGGCTGGCCTTCAGCTTCCGCTAACGAATTGGAAAGTAGTCAAAGAAAGCCCAACCACGGCAGTGGTCGATGGGGGTAACGGGATGGGGATGGTGGTGGGAACACAGGCGATGCGCATCGCTATCCAAAAAGCCAAACAATATGGCCTAGGTGCCGTGGCAGTGCGCAACTCCAGCCACTACGGTGTGGCAGGTTACTACCCGCTAATGGCTGTGAAGGAAGGCCAGGTTGGGCTGAGTGTAACCAATGCCCACCCATCTACCGCTCCCACCTTTGGAACGGAGCCGATGCTGGGGACCAACCCGATCGCGGTGGCAGCCCCCACCGATGAAGAATTTCCGTATATGTACGACGCGGCCACATCGGTCATCCCGCGGGGTAAGATCGAGGTCGCTGCCCGTGCTGGTAAACCTATTCCCGAAGGCTGGGTGATCGATGCCCAGGGCAATTCAGTAACTGAGAGCAGCCAGATCATTGCCAATATGAATGCCAACCAGGTAGCTTTACTTCCCCTGGGAGGATCGGGTGAAGCGATGGGAGGGCATAAAGGCTACGGATTATCAACCTTCGTCGAGATCTTCTCAGCCGCTTTCCAGAGCGGGGCTTATCTTTCCATGCTGCATGATAAGGATCACGAAGGGAAAACCCAATTTCTGCGTATCGGGCACTTTTTCCTGGCGATCAATGTAGAAAACTTCGTCCCATTGAACGAATTCAAACACAGCACCGGTAATATGATGCGCGAGCTGCGTGCGTCACGCAAAGTCTCCGACCAGCCGCGCATCTATACAGCAGGGGAGAAGGAATATTACAACACTTTACATAACCAGGCAGAAGGGATCGAGATCACACCGGGAGTGCAAAAAGCACTGCAAACATTACAAAAGGATCTAGACATCGGTGAGTATGTCCTGGGATTTTGA
- a CDS encoding glycolate oxidase subunit GlcD: MQHDLIDDLIRSVGKKGVLSTPEDLAAYSYDGTFLEGTPEVVVLPETTEQVSQVVKIAATRHTPIVPRGLGSGLAAASVPLPSGSIALSLTRMNHILEIDLENSTARVEAGVVTADLQAAVEKLGLFYPPDPSSIRHSSIGGNVACNAGGPRCLKYGLTGDYVLGLTIVLADGRILRTGGKPIKDVTGYDLNGLFTGSEGTLGIITEVLVRLITKPRFAKTALAEFAALDDASQTVTAILAAGIVPASLELMDQTAICCIEEAMHLGLNTEIEASLIIETDGNDESTVLREIDACDKLCQENGAVKVRTAKSEAERTSLWKARRSISPSLARRAPNKLGEDITVPRSAIPEIIRRIRAISEKYGLPVVIFGHAGDGNLHPNILFDKRDPEQWAKVEQMVPEIFMASLSLGGTLSGEHGVGLLKRPYLEHALGQASIDVQRKIKTALDPLNILNPGKMFPE; this comes from the coding sequence ATGCAGCATGATCTAATCGACGACTTAATCCGTTCGGTCGGGAAGAAGGGTGTGTTATCCACTCCCGAAGACCTGGCCGCATACAGTTACGATGGGACCTTCTTGGAAGGTACCCCAGAGGTGGTGGTGCTGCCGGAGACGACTGAGCAGGTCAGCCAGGTGGTCAAAATCGCTGCCACCAGGCACACCCCGATCGTGCCGCGTGGATTGGGATCGGGGCTGGCTGCAGCATCCGTGCCGCTCCCCAGTGGATCTATTGCCCTGAGCCTGACGCGCATGAACCATATCCTCGAGATCGACCTGGAAAATTCAACTGCCAGGGTTGAAGCTGGGGTTGTGACTGCTGACCTGCAAGCAGCGGTGGAGAAGCTGGGGTTATTTTATCCTCCCGATCCCTCCAGTATCCGCCACTCATCGATCGGAGGCAACGTGGCTTGTAACGCGGGTGGTCCACGCTGCTTGAAATACGGTTTGACCGGTGATTACGTACTGGGACTTACTATCGTGCTGGCAGATGGGAGGATCTTGCGAACAGGCGGAAAACCCATCAAAGATGTCACAGGGTATGACCTGAACGGACTTTTCACCGGCTCGGAAGGAACGCTGGGGATCATAACGGAAGTACTGGTCAGGCTGATCACCAAACCGCGCTTCGCTAAGACCGCCCTGGCGGAGTTCGCTGCGTTGGATGATGCCTCCCAGACTGTCACAGCCATCCTGGCAGCAGGGATCGTGCCCGCCAGCCTGGAGCTGATGGACCAGACTGCCATCTGCTGTATCGAAGAAGCCATGCACCTGGGTTTGAACACCGAGATCGAGGCATCCTTGATCATTGAGACAGATGGGAACGATGAAAGCACAGTGCTGCGGGAAATCGACGCCTGTGACAAGCTCTGCCAGGAAAACGGAGCAGTGAAGGTAAGGACGGCTAAATCGGAAGCAGAGCGAACCAGCCTGTGGAAGGCGCGGCGGTCCATCTCCCCCTCACTGGCTCGACGGGCCCCCAACAAACTAGGTGAAGATATTACCGTGCCGCGCAGCGCCATCCCGGAGATTATCCGGCGAATACGGGCTATCAGCGAGAAATACGGTTTGCCGGTGGTGATCTTTGGACATGCTGGCGATGGCAACCTGCACCCGAACATCCTGTTCGATAAGCGCGACCCTGAGCAGTGGGCAAAAGTAGAGCAGATGGTCCCGGAGATCTTCATGGCTTCATTGAGCCTGGGCGGCACGCTCTCGGGTGAACATGGCGTCGGCCTGCTCAAACGACCTTACTTGGAGCATGCCTTAGGCCAGGCATCTATTGATGTTCAAAGAAAGATCAAAACTGCCTTGGATCCACTGAATATCCTGAATCCGGGGAAGATGTTCCCAGAGTGA
- a CDS encoding (Fe-S)-binding protein translates to MDAIPEVERPRETEYLNCIRCGLCLAVCPTYREHLSEPASPRGRVVLARKSLEGELKLTTNLLEQMNACFACLACNEICPVGIRPAELVLAMRYVGEQTRRTGWKQLLFGGMIPNPGRMETATLPLRIYERSGLRKLFYQLGVGRLLPEKVRDLEAMLPHLPRRPLRQSLPEVTEALGQSRYRVGFFLGCVQNLLYPDESKATVRVLARNGCTVITPREVQCCGMPARGYGRLDLVRQQAKHNIELYEKSGVEVIVTDCATCGSTLKDYVVLLQDEAGWEARAQAFSAKVRDVSEFLADIPLEKPTERLQARLTYHDPCHLRRGQKVWQQPRYLLSLVDGLEFVELPEADWCCGSAGSQLITHYQTSVKVMERKLDNLVATGAQVVASGCPGCQMQLNSAVRRRGLNLRVTHPIMLLDEAYRTDNAA, encoded by the coding sequence ATGGATGCCATCCCAGAGGTCGAAAGACCAAGAGAAACTGAATACTTGAACTGCATCCGCTGTGGATTGTGCCTGGCTGTCTGCCCGACCTACCGGGAGCATCTCTCTGAACCTGCCAGCCCACGCGGCCGGGTGGTTCTAGCGCGCAAGAGCCTGGAAGGTGAGCTTAAGCTAACAACCAACCTGTTGGAGCAAATGAATGCCTGCTTCGCGTGCTTGGCATGCAATGAAATCTGCCCCGTGGGGATCCGGCCAGCCGAACTGGTCCTGGCGATGCGCTATGTGGGTGAACAAACCAGGCGGACTGGCTGGAAGCAGTTGCTATTCGGCGGCATGATTCCAAATCCGGGGAGAATGGAAACAGCCACCCTGCCACTACGGATATATGAACGTTCAGGATTGCGTAAATTATTCTATCAACTAGGTGTGGGTCGACTACTCCCTGAAAAGGTGCGTGACCTGGAAGCCATGTTGCCACACCTCCCTCGACGCCCATTAAGGCAGTCCTTGCCGGAAGTCACCGAGGCGCTGGGGCAAAGCCGATACCGGGTGGGTTTCTTTTTAGGCTGTGTGCAGAACCTGCTTTACCCGGATGAGAGCAAAGCCACCGTGCGAGTATTGGCGCGCAATGGCTGTACGGTGATCACGCCCAGGGAAGTACAATGCTGCGGCATGCCAGCCCGGGGATATGGGCGTCTCGACCTGGTGCGGCAACAAGCCAAGCATAATATTGAGCTATATGAAAAGAGCGGGGTGGAGGTCATTGTGACTGATTGCGCCACCTGCGGATCGACGCTGAAGGATTATGTCGTTCTGCTGCAAGACGAAGCCGGCTGGGAAGCGCGAGCGCAGGCTTTCAGTGCCAAAGTACGCGATGTGAGCGAATTCCTGGCAGACATCCCCCTTGAAAAACCCACAGAAAGACTCCAAGCGCGCCTGACCTACCATGATCCCTGCCACCTGCGGCGGGGGCAAAAAGTGTGGCAGCAGCCGCGTTATTTACTTTCGCTAGTGGATGGGTTGGAATTCGTCGAGCTGCCTGAAGCCGATTGGTGCTGCGGCTCGGCGGGTAGCCAGCTGATCACCCATTATCAGACTTCTGTGAAAGTGATGGAGCGCAAGCTAGACAACCTGGTTGCTACCGGTGCCCAGGTAGTCGCCTCAGGCTGCCCGGGCTGCCAGATGCAGCTGAATTCTGCGGTCAGGCGGCGAGGATTGAACCTCAGGGTAACCCACCCCATCATGTTACTGGATGAAGCTTACAGGACAGACAATGCAGCATGA
- a CDS encoding IclR family transcriptional regulator, translated as MPQAVRAVERALDILLCFRTDRSSLSLTEIAEQVGMNKSTIHRLLATLESKHFIIRDKATGMYQLGYLFVELASIILQDLDLRQLAKPYLQQLSDRSGETVDLAILSDGHVVYLQVIESTQRVKIAAAVGERLPATCTATGKAFLAYLPESQVRQILDQDSTRYTERTLTSLEKLLANLRETRTRGFSISEQEYEIEINAVAAPIMDANGSPVAVIAIVGPSYRMPPERLQSLGQLLKETTDALSREVGQATLPTILSNINYSSTNVNNL; from the coding sequence TTGCCTCAAGCGGTGCGTGCTGTTGAAAGAGCCCTCGATATCCTTCTGTGCTTCAGAACGGATCGCTCCAGCCTTTCCCTGACCGAGATCGCCGAGCAGGTGGGCATGAACAAGAGCACCATCCACCGCCTGCTTGCTACCCTTGAAAGCAAGCACTTTATCATCAGGGATAAAGCGACCGGGATGTATCAGCTGGGTTACCTATTTGTCGAGCTGGCCTCGATCATCCTGCAGGATCTCGATCTCCGCCAATTAGCCAAACCGTACCTCCAGCAGCTATCTGATCGGAGCGGTGAAACAGTCGACCTGGCGATACTCAGCGATGGCCATGTAGTCTACTTGCAGGTGATCGAAAGCACCCAGCGAGTCAAGATTGCCGCCGCTGTTGGAGAACGGCTGCCCGCGACTTGCACTGCCACCGGGAAGGCTTTTCTTGCCTATCTACCCGAGAGCCAGGTTCGTCAGATCCTCGATCAGGATTCAACCAGGTACACCGAAAGAACACTGACTTCACTGGAAAAATTGCTAGCAAATTTACGCGAGACCCGCACTCGCGGGTTTTCAATTTCAGAGCAGGAATATGAAATCGAGATCAATGCTGTCGCGGCCCCGATCATGGATGCCAATGGTTCCCCGGTAGCGGTGATAGCCATCGTTGGGCCTTCTTACCGCATGCCCCCTGAGCGGTTGCAGAGCCTTGGACAACTATTGAAGGAAACCACCGATGCTCTCTCCCGGGAAGTGGGGCAGGCTACCTTGCCAACCATATTATCGAATATCAATTACTCATCCACTAACGTAAATAACCTATAG
- a CDS encoding peptidase — protein sequence MFEETREYVKTLGLPTGDLYDMPSSPHRFPDGAAFRIEVPTINSAEAVGSLLETACKNGITINRVTETYGMFRHTREEIKEYCKLCHDYGAELLMSTGPRATYDTGATVLSPQGVRISYRLRGMDQVLRGVEDIKRGYDLGVRGFLIYDEGMLWLVGQMRKDGALPKDIVFKTSAHLGQCNPCSFRLLESLGADSINPVRDLQIPMIAALRAAVKVPLDVHTDNPPGSGGFIRVYEAPEIVRVAAPVHCKTGNSCVSGHGEMTSCAEGKRMADQASIVVEMVNKYYPEFKQSPTRCSDLHIPEV from the coding sequence ATGTTTGAAGAAACCCGTGAATATGTAAAGACTCTTGGATTACCCACAGGTGACCTGTATGATATGCCGTCTTCACCGCACCGTTTCCCAGATGGGGCAGCCTTCCGGATCGAGGTCCCTACGATCAACTCAGCTGAAGCGGTTGGGTCCTTACTCGAAACTGCTTGTAAAAACGGCATCACCATCAACCGTGTTACCGAGACCTACGGTATGTTCCGCCATACGCGCGAGGAGATCAAGGAGTACTGCAAGCTGTGCCATGACTACGGTGCCGAGCTACTGATGTCCACCGGGCCGCGTGCCACCTATGACACGGGTGCCACAGTGCTTTCACCCCAGGGCGTACGCATCAGCTACCGACTGCGCGGGATGGACCAGGTCCTCAGGGGTGTTGAGGATATCAAGCGTGGCTATGACCTGGGTGTGCGTGGCTTCCTTATCTACGATGAGGGCATGTTGTGGCTGGTGGGTCAGATGCGTAAGGATGGTGCATTGCCGAAGGATATCGTTTTCAAGACTTCTGCCCACCTTGGGCAGTGCAACCCCTGCTCGTTCAGGCTCCTAGAAAGTTTGGGCGCCGACAGCATCAACCCGGTGCGCGACCTGCAGATCCCAATGATCGCCGCGTTACGTGCGGCAGTGAAGGTACCCCTGGATGTTCATACCGATAATCCCCCTGGCTCAGGTGGTTTCATCCGTGTCTACGAAGCCCCCGAGATCGTCCGTGTGGCTGCACCCGTGCATTGCAAAACCGGTAACTCCTGCGTCAGTGGGCATGGAGAAATGACATCATGTGCCGAGGGAAAGAGAATGGCTGACCAGGCGAGCATTGTAGTCGAGATGGTCAATAAATATTACCCAGAATTTAAACAATCTCCCACACGATGCAGCGACCTGCATATCCCAGAGGTTTAG
- a CDS encoding creatinine amidohydrolase, with amino-acid sequence MGSWQIPPECGHMERSSGVYYQTMNMTEINTRLKNNDLIIIPVGSTECHGAAQPLGEDTFLVSRMAEQVALKTGCTVAEPVWYGSHPYNHLGMPGTIVVPEDAFLANLRAIIAGLWNTGFRKQIFLNGHGQEEVIPLALHQFAKKYQVPCILISLHWPTVIHDFLKDKAHGGPFDTPFQHACEVEASYSLALFPEFMQMDLAVDTKPEGFLPPGYVDKGGEVYHAPIKGHEHVGLGGTEVQVYPEGVIGRPTLADAEKAKPGIEACMDFMVKLIDDILVRFPAGELPPTEKVTQRDKEEIDALLKGPLNGGKHIYTVAYPP; translated from the coding sequence ATGGGTAGCTGGCAAATCCCTCCTGAGTGTGGACACATGGAACGTTCCTCTGGCGTTTACTACCAGACCATGAACATGACCGAGATCAATACTCGGCTCAAGAATAACGATCTGATCATCATCCCAGTAGGCAGCACTGAATGTCATGGTGCGGCCCAGCCGCTGGGAGAAGACACGTTCCTTGTGTCGCGTATGGCCGAGCAGGTGGCGCTGAAAACTGGCTGTACCGTGGCCGAACCGGTATGGTATGGCTCGCATCCCTATAACCACCTGGGAATGCCCGGGACAATTGTGGTCCCGGAAGATGCATTCTTAGCCAACCTGCGGGCTATCATTGCAGGATTATGGAATACTGGCTTCCGCAAGCAAATCTTCTTAAACGGTCATGGCCAGGAGGAAGTCATTCCCCTGGCATTGCACCAGTTTGCCAAGAAATACCAGGTGCCCTGTATCCTCATCTCGCTTCACTGGCCAACCGTGATCCACGACTTCCTGAAGGATAAAGCCCATGGCGGTCCATTTGATACACCATTCCAGCATGCCTGCGAAGTTGAAGCCTCATATTCCCTGGCATTGTTCCCCGAATTTATGCAAATGGATCTGGCCGTGGATACCAAACCAGAAGGATTCCTGCCTCCAGGCTATGTGGATAAAGGCGGTGAGGTGTACCACGCTCCCATCAAGGGCCACGAACACGTTGGATTGGGTGGGACCGAGGTGCAGGTTTATCCTGAGGGCGTAATTGGCCGACCGACCCTGGCTGATGCAGAAAAAGCCAAACCTGGTATTGAAGCTTGCATGGATTTCATGGTCAAGCTGATCGACGATATCCTGGTCCGTTTCCCTGCTGGAGAGCTGCCTCCGACAGAGAAAGTGACCCAGCGGGACAAAGAAGAGATTGATGCCTTACTGAAGGGCCCGTTGAATGGTGGTAAGCATATCTACACAGTAGCTTATCCACCGTAA
- a CDS encoding aldehyde ferredoxin oxidoreductase codes for MRLLRVNMDQATVSWEAAPPVYERLGGRALIARLLLEEVPPTREALGPYNKLIFAPGLLGGCGVTAAGRLSVGGKSPLTRGTKEANAGGTAGDYLGRWEIKAVVVERKAPVGHWFILHIHGDSAELIPADDVLGLGTYATSDLLQERYGEGCAVISIGQAGEMFLRGAGICVTGEGGQRSNHAARGGLGAVMGSKGLKAIVIDKPVGKIIPAADGNLLRTATKTFAQKLINDPKLGTQGSQHLYGTASIVAAVNEMGSFPTRNFSNGNFEAAETLRGEYLREVILQRGGQVGTRCMPGCVIACRNVYVDEAKVPIVGTLQYETIALLGSNLGLGNLDEVARLNRMCNDFGLDTIETGAALGVAIEAGYGKFGDFESIQTLLMQVGEGTVLGRLIGNGAVVTGQVLGIRRVPAAVGQAIPGYDPRSLKGNGVTYATSPQGADHTAGNAFGARKEVNPLGIEGQKALSLKLQIIAAMLDSTGLCLFARPPIIANPQLMVDMVNGRYGWGWTVDDYNRFNREVLRTELEFNRRSGLTAADYRIPEFMHTEPLPPHQATFDVPDADLDTVFDTL; via the coding sequence ATGAGATTATTGAGGGTAAATATGGATCAGGCAACAGTAAGCTGGGAAGCAGCGCCTCCAGTTTATGAGCGCTTGGGAGGCCGCGCCCTGATCGCCAGACTATTGCTTGAAGAGGTGCCTCCCACCCGTGAAGCCTTAGGGCCATATAATAAGCTGATCTTTGCTCCAGGCTTATTGGGCGGTTGTGGGGTAACAGCTGCGGGACGCCTGTCGGTGGGAGGAAAAAGCCCACTCACCCGAGGCACAAAAGAAGCCAACGCAGGCGGCACTGCGGGAGATTACCTTGGAAGATGGGAGATCAAGGCAGTTGTCGTCGAACGCAAGGCACCTGTGGGGCACTGGTTCATCTTGCATATCCACGGAGATTCTGCAGAATTGATCCCAGCCGATGACGTACTTGGTTTGGGCACATATGCTACCTCAGATTTGCTCCAGGAACGTTATGGTGAAGGCTGTGCGGTCATCTCGATTGGCCAGGCTGGCGAGATGTTCTTGAGAGGTGCAGGTATCTGCGTGACCGGAGAGGGTGGTCAGCGTAGCAACCATGCTGCCCGTGGTGGTCTGGGAGCCGTGATGGGCAGCAAGGGACTGAAAGCCATCGTGATCGATAAGCCGGTTGGTAAGATTATCCCTGCCGCTGATGGCAACTTGCTACGCACAGCTACCAAGACCTTCGCCCAAAAACTGATCAATGACCCCAAGCTGGGCACACAAGGCTCGCAGCATCTTTATGGAACAGCTTCGATTGTTGCTGCTGTTAATGAGATGGGTTCCTTCCCAACCCGAAACTTCAGCAACGGTAATTTCGAAGCTGCTGAAACATTGCGCGGTGAATACCTGCGCGAAGTTATCCTGCAGCGTGGAGGCCAAGTTGGTACACGCTGTATGCCGGGGTGTGTAATCGCTTGTCGGAATGTCTATGTTGATGAAGCTAAAGTACCGATTGTTGGCACCTTGCAATATGAGACTATTGCACTTTTAGGTTCTAACCTTGGTCTTGGTAATCTCGATGAGGTTGCCAGGCTGAACCGCATGTGCAACGATTTTGGCCTGGATACGATCGAGACTGGGGCTGCCTTGGGCGTCGCAATCGAAGCAGGTTATGGGAAGTTCGGTGATTTTGAATCAATCCAAACGTTGTTAATGCAAGTGGGCGAAGGGACGGTTCTTGGCCGGTTGATCGGCAACGGCGCAGTTGTGACCGGTCAGGTGCTCGGCATCCGGCGTGTTCCCGCGGCAGTTGGCCAGGCAATACCGGGCTACGACCCGCGCAGCCTCAAGGGCAATGGCGTCACTTATGCCACCTCACCCCAGGGTGCCGACCATACGGCTGGGAACGCCTTCGGGGCCCGTAAAGAAGTCAACCCACTGGGCATCGAAGGCCAGAAAGCTCTCTCGCTCAAGCTGCAGATTATCGCTGCCATGCTGGATAGCACCGGACTGTGCCTGTTTGCCAGACCGCCCATCATCGCCAACCCCCAACTCATGGTGGATATGGTCAATGGCCGTTACGGCTGGGGCTGGACGGTGGATGACTATAACCGGTTCAATCGTGAGGTCTTGCGCACCGAGCTTGAGTTTAATCGCCGCTCAGGTCTGACTGCTGCTGATTACCGCATCCCTGAGTTCATGCATACTGAGCCACTGCCGCCTCATCAAGCCACTTTTGATGTGCCGGATGCAGACCTCGACACGGTGTTTGATACTCTTTAG